A DNA window from Armatimonadota bacterium contains the following coding sequences:
- a CDS encoding NAD(P)H-dependent oxidoreductase subunit E — MNDSLSGPNSTDLAALDKVIAHYAGENGSLIPILQQAQDIFGYLPRSVMSHIARKTRTPLQQVFGVATFYSQFYLSRRGRHIVKQCDGTACHVRGAGKIIDTIASEFEMHPGETTDDFKYTFEVVYCLGSCGLAPVAVVDEKVIGRLAPKDLVRSIRNLE, encoded by the coding sequence GTGAACGACAGTCTCTCTGGTCCTAACTCGACGGATCTCGCCGCTCTGGACAAAGTGATCGCGCATTACGCAGGCGAAAACGGTTCGCTGATACCGATCCTTCAGCAAGCGCAGGATATCTTTGGATACCTGCCCCGCAGCGTGATGAGCCACATCGCGCGCAAAACCCGCACACCGCTCCAGCAGGTGTTTGGAGTCGCCACCTTCTACTCGCAGTTCTACCTTTCCCGGCGCGGACGCCACATCGTCAAGCAATGCGACGGCACAGCCTGCCACGTTCGCGGCGCGGGCAAGATCATCGATACTATCGCATCCGAGTTCGAAATGCACCCGGGTGAGACGACCGATGACTTCAAATACACCTTCGAGGTTGTCTACTGCCTCGGATCGTGCGGCCTGGCGCCCGTCGCCGTCGTGGACGAGAAGGTGATAGGACGCCTCGCGCCAAAGGACCTCGTGCGCAGCATCCGCAACCTGGAATAG
- a CDS encoding (2Fe-2S) ferredoxin domain-containing protein encodes MAMIKDKEQLAELRDSLKASLQEKRTAGARVLIGMGTCGIAAGARDVMDAVRAELTVREIPADVVSVGCIGICQMEPIVDIEQGGRTRVTYPNVTPEMVPRLIEEHFDKGRIVEEWAVARLDSNGLA; translated from the coding sequence ATGGCCATGATCAAAGACAAAGAGCAGCTCGCCGAATTGCGGGACAGCCTCAAGGCATCGCTGCAAGAGAAACGCACGGCGGGCGCGCGCGTGCTCATCGGAATGGGAACGTGCGGAATCGCCGCCGGCGCCCGGGACGTGATGGACGCCGTTCGCGCCGAACTCACCGTGCGCGAAATCCCGGCGGACGTGGTCTCCGTGGGCTGCATCGGCATCTGCCAGATGGAACCCATTGTGGATATCGAACAGGGCGGCCGCACACGGGTCACTTACCCCAACGTCACCCCGGAGATGGTTCCCCGCCTGATTGAAGAGCATTTCGACAAGGGCCGCATCGTCGAGGAGTGGGCGGTCGCCCGCCTCGATTCCAACGGCCTGGCATGA
- a CDS encoding FAD-dependent oxidoreductase, with amino-acid sequence MDIEIATGTTRPPNEEPEGLESLPDYRELPFYAKQQRVAMRNCGIIDPESIEEYIARDGYMALAKALRGMNPEAVVQEVTESGLRGRGGGGFRAGIKWGLCAKAKSDVKYVVCNADEGDPGAFMDRSILEGDPHGVIEGMILCGYAIGASEGYIYCRAEYPLAIQRLKKAIQQATEYGFLGNNLFGRPFSFRLRIKEGAGAFVCGEETALIASIEGRRGEPRPRPPFPAVSGVWGKPTNVNNVKSYANVPRIILNGAKWFRGIGTEGSPGTAIFALTGKVKNTGLLEVPMGITLGEIIFDIGGGIPNGKAFKAVQTGGPLGGCLPTRHLNVQVDFDSLRSAGAVMGSGGMIVIDEDTCMVEFSKFFLEFATAESCGKCVPCRVGGQRMLEVLTRISDGRGELEDIETLKNLAAGMKHGALCGLGQLTPGPLMSALQYFEEEFRTHILEKRCPAGVCKMLTRAKCVNACPAEVDVPAFVALIGQGRYAEALDVHREHNPFAAICGRVCPAFCEAKCRRADIGEPLAIRHVKRFMADHEISQPWAPARMDAPRSQKIAVVGAGPAGLTAALRLCQLGYPVTVFEKLPVAGGMMAVGIPEYRLPRNILTAEIENIRRAGADIQTGKELGRDFTVDSLLDKDGFSAVVLAIGAHKSRRIGIPGEELEGVLHGTDFLREANLGNPPPVEGKRVAIVGGGAVAIDAARMAWRLGASEIHLVYRRGREDMPAWGDEVRAADVEGIKFHFLTNPTQVLGEKHVTGLECAKQSLGEFDMSARRRPQPIPGSEFVLDVDLVIPAIGEAPDLDCLDGSGGISVNRDSTITISADLATSREGVFAAGDAALGPATVVMAVAQGNKVAAAVDTYLHGHTVIQPRFISDYHAVPQIFNLDDYAEARRPVMPELSVAERFRSVAEVELGLDEETARAECRRCLRCDLEWMATSYPMSETDEEGKLIAAMME; translated from the coding sequence ATGGATATCGAAATCGCCACTGGCACGACACGGCCGCCAAACGAGGAGCCGGAAGGGTTGGAGTCGCTTCCGGATTACCGTGAACTCCCGTTCTACGCCAAACAACAGCGCGTTGCCATGCGCAATTGCGGGATCATCGATCCCGAGAGCATCGAGGAGTACATCGCCCGCGACGGCTATATGGCGCTGGCGAAAGCCCTGCGAGGCATGAATCCGGAGGCCGTGGTTCAGGAAGTCACCGAGTCAGGACTTCGCGGCCGGGGTGGCGGCGGGTTCCGCGCCGGCATCAAATGGGGCCTGTGCGCCAAGGCCAAATCCGACGTCAAATATGTCGTCTGCAATGCGGACGAAGGCGACCCCGGCGCGTTTATGGACCGTTCCATCCTGGAAGGCGATCCCCACGGCGTGATTGAGGGGATGATCCTGTGCGGATACGCGATCGGCGCATCCGAGGGATATATCTATTGCCGCGCGGAGTACCCGCTGGCGATCCAGCGCCTCAAGAAGGCGATCCAGCAGGCCACGGAATATGGCTTCCTGGGCAACAACCTGTTCGGGCGGCCTTTCAGTTTCCGCCTGAGGATCAAGGAAGGCGCCGGCGCCTTCGTCTGCGGCGAGGAAACCGCGCTCATCGCCTCCATCGAGGGGCGGCGCGGTGAACCCCGGCCCCGGCCGCCGTTTCCCGCGGTTTCCGGCGTGTGGGGCAAACCCACGAACGTCAACAACGTCAAATCTTACGCCAACGTTCCGCGAATCATCCTCAACGGCGCCAAATGGTTCAGGGGGATCGGCACCGAGGGCAGCCCCGGCACCGCGATCTTCGCACTTACCGGCAAGGTCAAGAATACCGGCCTCCTGGAAGTCCCTATGGGCATCACCCTCGGCGAGATCATCTTCGATATCGGCGGCGGGATCCCCAACGGCAAGGCCTTCAAGGCGGTACAGACGGGTGGACCGCTCGGCGGTTGTCTGCCGACGCGGCACCTCAACGTGCAAGTAGACTTCGACTCGCTGCGTTCCGCTGGCGCCGTCATGGGCTCCGGCGGAATGATCGTGATCGATGAAGACACCTGTATGGTGGAGTTCAGCAAGTTCTTCCTCGAGTTCGCCACCGCGGAATCCTGCGGCAAGTGCGTTCCGTGCCGTGTCGGGGGCCAGCGAATGCTGGAGGTCCTGACGCGTATTTCGGACGGACGGGGCGAGCTGGAAGATATCGAGACGCTGAAGAACCTCGCGGCCGGGATGAAGCACGGCGCGCTCTGCGGCCTCGGGCAATTGACCCCCGGCCCGCTGATGTCCGCGCTCCAGTATTTCGAGGAAGAGTTCCGCACCCACATCCTCGAAAAGCGTTGTCCGGCCGGTGTCTGCAAGATGCTGACACGAGCCAAATGCGTCAACGCGTGCCCCGCCGAAGTGGACGTTCCCGCTTTTGTCGCGCTCATAGGCCAGGGCCGGTACGCCGAGGCGCTGGATGTCCATCGCGAGCACAACCCGTTCGCCGCGATCTGCGGCCGCGTCTGCCCCGCTTTCTGCGAGGCGAAATGCCGTCGCGCGGACATCGGCGAACCCCTCGCTATCCGTCACGTGAAGCGCTTCATGGCGGACCACGAGATATCACAGCCGTGGGCGCCCGCGCGGATGGACGCGCCCCGTTCGCAGAAGATCGCCGTTGTCGGCGCCGGCCCGGCCGGGCTCACCGCCGCACTCCGCCTCTGCCAACTCGGCTATCCGGTCACCGTTTTCGAGAAGCTGCCGGTGGCCGGCGGTATGATGGCGGTCGGGATCCCCGAGTATCGCCTGCCTCGCAACATCCTCACCGCCGAGATCGAAAACATCCGCCGCGCCGGGGCCGACATTCAGACGGGGAAGGAACTGGGCCGCGATTTCACGGTGGACAGCCTCCTGGATAAGGATGGCTTCAGCGCCGTGGTCCTCGCCATCGGCGCCCACAAGAGCCGCCGAATCGGAATCCCCGGCGAGGAACTGGAAGGCGTGCTCCACGGCACGGACTTCCTGCGCGAGGCCAATCTCGGCAATCCGCCGCCCGTGGAAGGAAAGCGGGTCGCCATCGTGGGTGGAGGGGCGGTCGCCATCGATGCCGCCCGCATGGCCTGGCGCCTGGGCGCCAGCGAGATCCATCTCGTCTATCGCCGGGGCCGCGAAGACATGCCCGCCTGGGGCGACGAAGTGCGCGCGGCGGATGTCGAAGGCATCAAGTTCCACTTCCTCACCAATCCGACCCAGGTCCTGGGCGAGAAGCACGTCACGGGTCTCGAATGCGCCAAACAGAGCCTCGGCGAATTCGACATGAGCGCCCGACGGCGGCCGCAGCCGATTCCCGGGTCCGAGTTCGTGCTGGACGTTGATCTCGTCATCCCGGCTATCGGCGAAGCGCCGGACCTGGACTGCCTCGATGGCAGCGGCGGCATCAGCGTGAACCGCGACAGCACCATCACCATCAGCGCCGATCTCGCGACCTCCCGCGAAGGCGTCTTCGCCGCGGGCGACGCCGCGCTGGGACCTGCAACCGTCGTGATGGCCGTCGCACAGGGCAACAAGGTCGCCGCCGCCGTCGACACGTACCTCCACGGCCACACCGTCATCCAGCCCCGATTCATCAGCGACTACCACGCCGTTCCGCAGATATTCAACCTGGACGATTACGCTGAAGCGCGCCGGCCGGTGATGCCGGAACTGAGTGTGGCGGAACGCTTCCGGAGCGTCGCTGAAGTCGAGCTGGGGCTTGATGAGGAGACGGCCCGCGCGGAATGCAGGAGGTGCCTCCGCTGCGATCTGGAATGGATGGCAACTTCCTATCCGATGTCCGAAACCGACGAAGAGGGCAAGCTCATCGCGGCGATGATGGAATGA
- a CDS encoding molybdopterin-dependent oxidoreductase, producing the protein MTVLNVTINGKTMEVAEGTTILQAANAAGIEIPTLCHHPALKDIGACRMCLVQIENMAALQPACSYPVIDGIKVETHTPRTLEMRKFVLEMLFSERNHYCMFCEMSGDCELQKQAYAHGLAHWTYPTPNPKLQVDASRTYFIMDHNRCILCRRCIRACGDVVGNHTLGMMSRGAKTMVTADMDEPFGDSTCVSCGTCLQVCPTGALVDRRSAYGGRNKDVDTVNSACTFCSIGCRVNVITRNGRPLRVEGDWDGHNQGVLCLAGRFQPLETGRRRVTTPMVKRDGALEPATWDEALAAVAKGVQAAVPGKIHAWVTAATLDQPMDAVVETFRGKFGGDVKTLEAAPPPGETPNGGAMKDIDTADLVLVVDADPLTEHRVLGYRIKRAADNGARILVCADGDNSMADFAHEAFPLSKLDWALASVTTAERPVVVYRAAMDPRLRAKLAVIKAVCIPLHAAANAARAISLGLNNEADGDAEALYILLEEQALTPEQREQAHKAPFVVMHACYVDDVDGLADVVLPAPLWYEREGTFHNIEGKSERVRPAAPPPEDIWSETSVLQQLSLRV; encoded by the coding sequence ATGACCGTTCTGAACGTAACGATAAACGGCAAGACCATGGAAGTCGCGGAAGGGACCACGATTCTGCAGGCGGCGAATGCTGCCGGGATTGAGATACCCACGCTGTGCCATCACCCCGCGCTGAAGGACATCGGCGCGTGCCGGATGTGCCTCGTGCAGATAGAGAACATGGCGGCGCTGCAACCCGCGTGTTCCTACCCCGTGATCGACGGGATCAAGGTGGAAACGCACACGCCGCGGACCCTCGAAATGCGCAAGTTCGTTCTGGAAATGCTCTTCTCCGAACGGAACCACTACTGCATGTTCTGCGAGATGAGCGGTGACTGCGAGCTGCAGAAACAGGCCTACGCACACGGCCTCGCCCACTGGACGTACCCCACGCCCAACCCCAAACTGCAGGTGGACGCCTCGCGCACCTACTTCATCATGGATCACAACCGCTGCATCCTCTGCCGGCGGTGTATCCGCGCCTGTGGCGACGTGGTCGGGAACCATACGCTGGGCATGATGTCCCGCGGGGCCAAAACGATGGTGACTGCCGACATGGACGAACCATTCGGCGATTCGACCTGCGTCTCGTGTGGTACCTGCCTCCAGGTCTGCCCGACCGGCGCCCTGGTGGACCGCCGAAGCGCTTATGGCGGCCGCAACAAGGACGTTGACACCGTGAACAGCGCCTGCACGTTCTGCAGCATCGGCTGCCGCGTGAACGTCATCACGCGAAACGGCCGCCCGTTGCGAGTGGAAGGCGATTGGGACGGCCACAACCAGGGCGTCCTCTGCCTCGCCGGCCGGTTCCAGCCATTGGAGACCGGAAGGCGCCGCGTGACAACGCCCATGGTGAAGCGGGACGGTGCGTTGGAGCCCGCCACCTGGGATGAAGCCCTGGCCGCGGTGGCCAAGGGCGTTCAGGCAGCCGTGCCCGGCAAGATCCACGCTTGGGTGACCGCTGCGACGCTGGATCAGCCTATGGACGCGGTGGTCGAGACCTTCCGTGGCAAATTCGGCGGCGACGTGAAGACGCTGGAAGCTGCGCCGCCGCCCGGGGAGACCCCCAACGGCGGAGCGATGAAGGACATCGATACCGCCGACCTGGTGCTGGTGGTCGACGCCGACCCGCTTACAGAACACCGCGTTCTGGGCTACCGCATCAAGCGCGCAGCCGACAACGGCGCCCGGATTCTGGTCTGCGCGGACGGCGACAACTCGATGGCGGACTTCGCGCATGAGGCTTTCCCGCTGTCGAAACTGGATTGGGCTCTCGCGTCCGTCACGACCGCGGAGCGCCCGGTGGTGGTCTATCGCGCCGCGATGGACCCGCGCCTGCGCGCAAAACTCGCCGTCATCAAGGCCGTCTGCATACCGCTTCACGCCGCCGCCAACGCGGCGCGCGCCATCAGCCTGGGCCTCAACAACGAAGCCGATGGAGATGCCGAAGCCCTCTACATTCTGCTGGAGGAACAGGCCCTCACCCCCGAACAGCGCGAACAGGCGCACAAAGCCCCCTTCGTCGTGATGCACGCCTGCTACGTGGACGATGTCGACGGGCTGGCCGACGTTGTGCTGCCGGCCCCGCTCTGGTACGAGCGCGAAGGCACTTTCCACAACATCGAAGGCAAGAGCGAACGTGTTCGTCCCGCGGCGCCGCCTCCGGAGGACATCTGGTCCGAAACGAGCGTGCTGCAGCAACTGTCACTGCGCGTCTGA
- a CDS encoding NADP oxidoreductase yields MAKPKIATDWMGDCAGCHMSLLDMDERLLTVLGKVELTSSPITDLKHPPEEGVAVGVLSGSINNTSNVYVARMMRKRSGCLIAMGDCAVLGGVLSMRNAFDIKEGLRRAYIDTESTVDGFIPQSDELAKPIRNRPLDQVVKVDYHLPGCPPSADAIFHVLNELAEGREPVVEGEALKYD; encoded by the coding sequence ATGGCGAAACCGAAAATCGCAACCGACTGGATGGGGGATTGTGCGGGCTGCCACATGTCCCTCCTGGATATGGATGAACGCCTCCTCACGGTGCTGGGAAAAGTGGAACTCACATCTTCACCCATCACGGACCTCAAGCATCCCCCGGAGGAGGGCGTAGCGGTGGGCGTCCTCAGCGGATCGATCAACAATACGTCCAACGTGTACGTGGCCCGGATGATGCGAAAGCGCTCGGGGTGCCTCATCGCCATGGGGGATTGCGCCGTCCTGGGCGGAGTGCTCTCCATGCGGAACGCCTTTGACATCAAGGAGGGGCTGCGCCGAGCGTACATCGACACCGAGAGCACCGTCGACGGGTTCATCCCGCAGTCCGATGAGCTCGCCAAACCCATCCGCAACCGCCCGCTGGACCAGGTGGTGAAGGTGGACTACCACCTGCCCGGCTGCCCCCCGTCCGCCGACGCCATCTTCCACGTGCTGAATGAGCTCGCGGAAGGCCGGGAGCCGGTGGTAGAAGGGGAAGCGCTCAAGTACGACTGA
- a CDS encoding four helix bundle protein — translation MAHFEELIAWQKARQLAASVYTVTRSAPWAKDFGLAGQIQRAAVSIMANIAEGNERGSSVDYHRFLCMAKGSCAEDRSHLCIAFDIGYLNEDSSHELMKEADEVSRLVGGLRAAIARRLSQETLVSPPQPSAPSPQP, via the coding sequence ATGGCCCATTTCGAGGAACTGATCGCCTGGCAGAAGGCGCGGCAGTTGGCGGCGTCCGTTTATACCGTTACGCGATCCGCTCCATGGGCGAAAGACTTCGGACTGGCCGGACAGATACAACGAGCGGCGGTGTCCATCATGGCCAACATCGCAGAAGGCAATGAGAGGGGGTCGAGCGTTGATTACCATCGGTTCCTCTGCATGGCGAAGGGATCTTGCGCAGAAGACCGGTCTCACCTTTGCATCGCGTTCGATATAGGTTACCTGAACGAGGATTCATCTCACGAATTGATGAAGGAAGCTGACGAGGTCAGTCGATTGGTTGGAGGACTACGCGCTGCGATAGCGCGCCGGTTGAGCCAGGAGACCTTAGTGTCACCGCCTCAGCCCTCGGCCCCCAGCCCTCAGCCCTGA
- a CDS encoding Ni/Fe hydrogenase subunit alpha, whose amino-acid sequence MQKITIEPVTRIEGHAKITIHTNENGKVERAYLHVNEWRGFEKFCEGRPYFEMPQITPRICGICPVSHHLAAAKACDVIIGAVPTRPASLLRELMHMGQLIQSHSMHFFELAGPDLLLGFDAAPAIRNVVGIAQANPDLAVKAIRLRAFGQEIIRALSGRRIHPTYAVPGGVNNAITVEQRDSILAQCDEMLEIMKVGIALAKRWYDSHMDLVDRFAVFQSGYLGMVDPDGALQLYDGDIRLIDSQGRKLEQFAAANYLDYIGEHVEDWSYLKFPFYRRLGWPDGTYRVGPLGRCNVAEKITTPIANAELKHFKSINTGRPVEGTLWYHYARLIEDVYALERAKEILHDPDILSNDLVAPAYNPKREGIGCIEAPRGTLFHHYKVDDDGLLTHVNLIVATGHNNHAMSKAVEMVAKAFVDGNKPTEAMLNQVEAAVRAHDPCLSCSTHAAGQMPIAIEILGPDGSVMQTLRRG is encoded by the coding sequence ATGCAGAAGATAACCATTGAACCTGTGACCCGGATTGAGGGGCACGCGAAGATAACCATCCACACCAATGAAAACGGCAAGGTGGAACGGGCTTACCTGCACGTAAACGAATGGCGCGGCTTCGAGAAATTCTGCGAGGGCAGGCCCTACTTCGAAATGCCCCAGATTACCCCGCGTATATGCGGTATCTGCCCGGTAAGCCATCACCTGGCGGCTGCCAAGGCGTGCGACGTCATCATCGGCGCCGTTCCCACACGCCCGGCGTCTCTCCTGCGCGAACTGATGCATATGGGGCAACTCATCCAGTCCCATTCGATGCACTTTTTCGAGCTCGCCGGTCCGGACCTGCTGCTAGGATTCGACGCCGCCCCCGCCATCCGCAATGTGGTGGGCATCGCGCAGGCCAACCCGGACCTGGCGGTGAAGGCGATCCGGCTGCGCGCGTTCGGGCAGGAGATCATCCGGGCGCTGTCCGGGCGTCGCATTCATCCGACCTACGCGGTTCCCGGCGGGGTGAACAACGCGATCACCGTTGAACAGCGCGACTCCATTCTTGCGCAATGCGACGAGATGTTGGAGATCATGAAGGTCGGCATCGCGCTGGCCAAGCGCTGGTACGACTCCCATATGGACCTGGTGGACCGCTTCGCCGTGTTCCAGTCCGGCTACCTCGGCATGGTGGACCCGGATGGCGCGCTTCAACTTTACGACGGGGATATCAGGCTGATCGACAGCCAGGGCCGGAAGCTCGAGCAGTTCGCCGCCGCTAACTACCTCGACTACATCGGCGAGCACGTGGAAGACTGGAGCTACCTCAAGTTCCCGTTCTACCGCAGACTTGGGTGGCCCGATGGAACGTATCGTGTCGGGCCTCTCGGTCGCTGCAACGTGGCCGAGAAGATCACGACGCCGATCGCCAACGCGGAACTCAAGCACTTCAAATCCATCAATACCGGCCGGCCCGTGGAAGGCACCCTCTGGTACCATTACGCCCGCCTGATCGAGGATGTGTACGCGCTGGAACGGGCGAAGGAAATACTCCACGATCCGGACATCCTGTCAAACGATCTCGTTGCGCCCGCCTACAACCCCAAACGGGAGGGCATCGGCTGCATCGAGGCGCCTCGCGGCACGCTCTTCCACCACTACAAAGTCGATGACGACGGCCTTCTCACCCACGTCAACCTGATCGTCGCCACGGGCCACAACAACCACGCGATGAGCAAGGCCGTGGAGATGGTCGCCAAGGCGTTTGTGGACGGCAACAAGCCCACCGAGGCGATGCTGAACCAGGTGGAGGCCGCCGTTCGCGCGCACGACCCGTGCCTGTCCTGCTCGACGCACGCCGCGGGCCAGATGCCCATCGCGATCGAGATACTCGGCCCCGACGGCAGCGTAATGCAAACGCTTCGGCGCGGATAG
- a CDS encoding hydrogenase maturation protease: MEKDSGFRVQESAWNAILSKEGEVIGTGLTPDSCLLSPALIIGYGNPYRRDDGVAWHVINALRARLGRPPLALDDTGEDNLGHAVDTVMAHQLVPEVALLLPPYSRVIFVDAHIGEIPVPLRVIEVEPGGEFQATTHHFGPGMLLSLAQAQSGTSPRGWLVSIRGDDFNYGETLTETCASQVEPAVDEIMRLADTN, from the coding sequence GTGGAGAAGGATTCAGGGTTCAGGGTTCAGGAGTCAGCGTGGAACGCGATCCTTTCCAAAGAAGGCGAAGTCATCGGCACCGGGCTGACTCCCGACTCCTGTCTCCTGTCTCCTGCCCTCATCATCGGCTACGGCAACCCCTACCGCCGCGACGACGGTGTGGCCTGGCACGTCATCAACGCCCTCCGCGCACGCCTCGGCCGGCCCCCATTGGCTCTGGATGACACCGGCGAAGACAACCTCGGCCACGCCGTCGACACCGTGATGGCTCACCAACTGGTCCCCGAAGTCGCGTTGCTGCTCCCCCCATATTCGCGAGTGATCTTCGTGGACGCCCACATCGGCGAGATCCCTGTGCCGCTCCGGGTGATCGAGGTTGAACCGGGCGGCGAGTTTCAGGCGACCACCCACCACTTCGGCCCGGGCATGCTGCTCTCGCTCGCCCAGGCCCAGTCCGGCACCTCCCCGCGCGGCTGGCTGGTCTCCATCCGCGGCGACGATTTCAACTACGGCGAAACCCTCACCGAGACGTGCGCAAGCCAGGTGGAACCGGCGGTGGACGAGATTATGCGGCTGGCCGATACGAACTGA
- a CDS encoding type II toxin-antitoxin system RelE/ParE family toxin, which translates to MAYTPRGEPPDKRIVWLKGQVASPPFSERARILVGHLLRLLQRGQTVAMPDSRPMPSVEPGCHELRVRDVDHSWRLIYYVGPDEIVVLDVWSKKTNQTPDNVIRECRRRLHAYQAAKRKVD; encoded by the coding sequence ATGGCATATACTCCAAGGGGGGAACCTCCCGACAAGAGGATCGTTTGGCTAAAGGGGCAGGTCGCTTCGCCTCCATTTTCGGAGCGTGCGCGTATCTTGGTTGGCCATCTCCTCCGCCTGCTCCAGCGCGGCCAGACCGTGGCGATGCCGGACTCGCGTCCCATGCCTTCGGTCGAACCCGGCTGCCACGAGTTGCGAGTGCGTGACGTTGACCATTCGTGGAGACTGATTTATTACGTTGGCCCTGATGAGATCGTCGTATTGGACGTCTGGTCGAAAAAGACGAATCAGACGCCGGACAACGTGATCAGGGAGTGCAGACGTCGCTTGCACGCCTACCAGGCAGCCAAACGGAAGGTGGATTGA